In Triticum urartu cultivar G1812 chromosome 6, Tu2.1, whole genome shotgun sequence, the following proteins share a genomic window:
- the LOC125514473 gene encoding heterogeneous nuclear ribonucleoprotein 1-like encodes MKQQDGASPAKMFIGGLSRQTSMGTFKEYFGKYGEIIDAVIMKDRHTQKPRGFGFITYSDPAIVDRVIEDNHVIDGKQVEIKRTIPKGAAPLKDFKTKKIFVGGLPTALTDGEFKDFFSKFGKVVEHEIICDHSTNRSRGFGFIVFDAEKTVDELLAKKGNKIDLNGTQVEIKKAEPKKPSNPPHSLDSKPRRSPYADGYDGFASRYNNGGRLAPYKSPGFGARPGSYSSAYVPGSYSSAYVPGDYSSGYGGYDGAFGGYHGESSLYSSRFGGSYGGGLGGAYGRDAVPYGTSSYGPSYDSSGASADPSVRSGMGGLYGARGGYGSSSGGGATGRYHPYAG; translated from the exons ATGAAGCAGCAGGATGGAGCTAGCCCGGC CAAGATGTTCATCGGCGGGCTCTCCAGGCAGACAAGCATGG GTACGTTCAAAGAGTACTTCGGGAAGTACGGGGAGATAATCGATGCGGTAATAATGAAGGACCGCCATACCCAAAAGCCTAGAGGCTTTGGATTTATTACCTATTCAGATCCTGCTATTGTTGACAGAGTGATTGAAGATAACCATGTCATTGATGGCAAGCAG GTCGAAATTAAAAGGACTATCCCGAAGGGTGCTGCCCCCCTGAAAGATTTCAAGACAAAGAAGATTTTTGTTGGCGGATTGCCTACTGCTCTAACAGATG GTGAATTCAAGGActtcttttcaaagtttggaaaggTGGTGGAACATGAGATCATCTGTGATCATTCGACCAACCGGTCACGAGGATTTGGATTTATAGTGTTTGATGCAGAAAAAACTGTAGATGAATTGTTAGCTAAGAAAGGCAATAAGATTGATCTAAATGGTACTCAG GTGGAGATCAAGAAGGCAGAACCAAAGAAACCCTCTAACCCACCTCATTCACTTGATAGCAAACCTAGGAGATCTCCTTATGCAGATGGTTATGATGGATTTGCCAGCCGTTACAACAATGGTGGTCGCCTTGCCCCCTATAAATCACCTGGTTTTGGCGCTAGGCCTGGCAGCTACAGTAGTGCTTATGTTCCTGGCAGCTACAGTAGTGCTTATGTTCCTGGTGACTATAGTAGCGGCTATGGTGGTTATGATGGAGCATTTGGAGGTTATCATGGAGAATCGTCGCTCTACTCCAGTCGTTTTGGTGGCAGTTATGGTGGTGGTTTAGGTGGTGCATATGGGCGTGATGCTGTGCCTTATGGCACGTCTAGCTATGGGCCTAGTTATGACTCTTCAGGTGCCAGTGCCGATCCTAGTGTTAGGTCTGGCATGGGTGGACTCTATGGTGCTAGGGGAGGCTATGGTAGCAGCAGTGGTGGTGGTGCTACTGGTCGCTACCATCCATATGCAGGGTAA
- the LOC125514472 gene encoding aspartyl protease APCB1, with protein MPMPPPPPPPPPPEPPQLHGVVIITLPPPDQPSKGKTITAFTYTDEPGAGAPAPPLNRGPPMATAGREARRSRRAVSRRAGAMVLVLGALALAAYYSFYSDVAVQFLGMEEEEAQKERNETKSFLFQLYPKAHQGRALREFGNIKLAAKRVDDGGGRKVTKKLDVKGATSAGTNSTVLLPIKGNVFPDGQYYTSIFVGNPPRPYFLDVDTGSDLTWIQCDAPCTNCAQGPHPLYKPAKEKIVPPRDLLCQELQGDQNNCETCKQCDYEIEYADRSSSMGVLAKDDMHLIATNGGREKLDFVFGCAYDQQGQLLSSPAKTDGILGLSSAAISLPSQLASKGIISNIFGHCITRETNGGGYMFLGDDYVPRWGMTWAPIRGGPDNLYHTKAQKVNYGDQELSMHGHAGNSVQVIFDSGSSYTYLPEEMYKNLIDAIKDDSPSFVQDSSDTTLPLCWKADFSVRSFFKPLNLHFGRRWFVVPKTFTIVPDDYLIISEKGNVCLGLLNGTEINHGSTIIVGDVSLRGKLVVYDNERRQIGWANSECTKPQSQKGFPFFL; from the exons ATGccgatgccgccgccgccgccccctcccccgccgccggagcccccGCAGCTCCACGGCGTGGTCATCATCACCCTCCCGCCCCCCGACCAGCCCTCCAAGGGCAAGACCATCACCGCCTTCACCTACACCGACGAGCCGGGCGCCGGCGCTCCGGCCCCGCCGCTGAACCGGGGACCTCCGATGGCTACCGCGGGGAGGGAGGCCAGGCGATCGAGGCGGGCGGTCTCGCGGCGCGCGGGGGCGATGGTGCTCGTGCTGGGCGCGCTCGCGCTCGCGGCCTACTACAGCTTCTACTCGGACGTGGCCGTGCAGTTCCTcgggatggaggaggaggaggcgcagAAGGAGCGGAACGAGACCAAGTCGTTCCTCTTCCAGCTCTACCCCAAGGCGCACCAGGGCCGCGCGCTGCGGGAATTCGGCAACATCAAGCTCGCCGCCAAGAGGGTCGATGACGGCGGCGGCAGGAAGGTCACGAAGAAGCTGGATGTCAAGGGGGCGACATCGGCTGGGACTAACTCCACGGTTCTGCTCCCGATCAAGGGCAATGTGTTCCCCGATGG GCAGTATTACACATCTATCTTTGTTGGCAATCCACCAAGACCTTATTTCCTTGATGTTGATACTGGAAGTGATTTAACATGGATTCAGTGTGACGCACCATGCACAAACTGTGCCCAA GGACCTCATCCTTTATATAAGCCAGCAAAAGAAAAGATAGTCCCTCCCAGGGATTTGCTATGTCAAGAGTTGCAAGGCGATCAGAACAACTGCGAAAcatgcaagcaatgtgactatgAGATTGAATATGCCGATAGAAGCTCGTCTATGGGTGTTCTTGCAAAGGATGATATGCATCTAATCGCTACAAATGGTGGAAGGGAAAAGCTAGACTTTGTATTTGG GTGTGCATATGATCAGCAAGGCCAGCTTTTGTCCTCGCCAGCAAAGACCGATGGGATTCTTGGTCTTAGCAGTGCAGCAATAAGCCTTCCTAGTCAGCTGGCCAGCAAAGGAATTATTTCCAACATTTTCGGTCATTGTATCACTAGAGAAACAAATGGTGGGGGGTACATGTTTCTGGGTGATGATTATGTACCAAGATGGGGAATGACATGGGCTCCTATTCGAGGTGGTCCAGA CAACTTATACCACACAAAAGCCCAGAAAGTAAATTATGGAGATCAGGAGCTCAGCATGCATGGGCACGCAGGAAATTCTGTTCAAGTGATTTTTGATAGCGGGAGCTCATATACATACCTTCCAGAGGAAATGTATAAAAACCTTATTGATGCT ATTAAGGATGATTCTCCCAGTTTTGTCCAAGATAGCTCAGATACGACATTACCTTTGTGCTGGAAAGCTGATTTTTCTGTTAG GTCCTTCTTCAAGCCCTTGAACCTTCATTTTGGGAGAAGATGGTTTGTCGTGCCGAAAACATTCACCATTGTTCCCGATGATTACTTGATTATCAGT GAAAAGGGCAATGTTTGTCTTGGGCTGCTAAATGGAACAGAGATCAATCATGGGTCGACCATAATTGTCGGAG ATGTTTCTCTGCGTGGCAAACTAGTTGTGTATGACAATGAGCGGAGGCAGATCGGATGGGCTAATTCAGAGTGCACCAAGCCACAATCACAGAAGGGCTTTCCCTTCTTCCTCTGA